In Actinoplanes sp. NBC_00393, a single genomic region encodes these proteins:
- a CDS encoding LCP family protein, producing the protein MSATTSPSGNSSGRASVPAYGGRASVRPDRDWAPGGGGGNGPGGPGGPGGPGRSYGGRRPRPRWRRIFLVAGIAVLVLALIGGIAAYGYINGLDKDIKRTNAFGEITADRPAKTVEGALNILLVGSDSRNPDNKNDEASKWRADTLMIMHIPADHSSAQIVSIPRDLWVSIPSDNNAPCSSGSRAKINAAFAFGGLPRAVRTVECMTDVHLDHVMAIDFGGFKDVTDALGGVDLKVDQSITSIHKPYRQFKKGMMHMDGAQALDWVRQRKQFARGDFARMQHQQEFLKAVMDKAASSGTLTNPGKLDAFLDAVAAAVTVDEKFSLKDMVIQFRNLRGENLTFLTSPNKGSETIDGQSVVVSDREKALSLYQAMAADKLDEWMAANPKKK; encoded by the coding sequence ATGTCAGCCACCACCTCTCCCAGCGGCAACTCCTCCGGACGGGCTTCCGTGCCCGCCTACGGCGGCCGGGCTTCGGTGCGCCCCGATCGTGACTGGGCACCCGGAGGCGGTGGCGGAAACGGTCCCGGCGGCCCGGGTGGTCCCGGCGGCCCCGGTCGTTCGTACGGCGGTCGCCGCCCGCGGCCCCGCTGGCGCCGGATCTTCCTCGTCGCCGGCATCGCCGTCCTGGTCCTCGCGCTGATCGGCGGCATCGCGGCGTACGGCTACATCAACGGCCTCGACAAGGACATCAAGCGCACCAACGCCTTCGGCGAGATCACCGCGGACCGGCCGGCCAAGACCGTCGAGGGCGCGCTGAACATCCTGTTGGTCGGTAGCGACTCCCGCAATCCGGACAACAAGAACGACGAGGCGAGCAAGTGGCGCGCCGACACGCTGATGATCATGCACATTCCGGCTGATCACAGCTCCGCGCAGATCGTCTCGATCCCCCGCGACCTGTGGGTCAGCATCCCGAGCGACAACAACGCGCCGTGCAGCTCCGGCAGCCGGGCGAAGATCAACGCCGCGTTCGCCTTCGGCGGGCTGCCGCGGGCGGTCCGCACCGTCGAGTGCATGACCGACGTGCACCTGGACCACGTGATGGCGATCGACTTCGGCGGCTTCAAGGACGTGACCGACGCCCTCGGCGGCGTCGACCTCAAGGTGGACCAGTCGATCACGTCGATCCACAAGCCGTACCGGCAGTTCAAGAAGGGCATGATGCACATGGACGGCGCCCAGGCGCTGGACTGGGTGCGTCAGCGCAAGCAGTTCGCCCGGGGTGACTTCGCCCGCATGCAGCACCAGCAGGAGTTCCTGAAGGCCGTGATGGACAAGGCGGCGAGCAGCGGCACGCTGACCAACCCCGGCAAGCTGGACGCCTTCCTGGACGCGGTGGCCGCGGCCGTCACGGTCGACGAGAAGTTCTCCCTCAAGGACATGGTGATCCAGTTCCGTAACCTGCGCGGCGAGAACCTGACGTTCCTGACCAGCCCCAACAAGGGCAGCGAGACGATCGACGGGCAGTCCGTGGTGGTCTCCGACCGGGAGAAGGCACTGAGCCTCTACCAGGCGATGGCCGCCGACAAGCTGGACGAGTGGATGGCCGCGAACCCGAAGAAGAAGTAG
- a CDS encoding LCP family protein yields MTVTANRQAPARDRSPIPPGAPKVRKKRGAPLWAKITTSLGAVLLVVSGGGLAGGSVLVQQTTSNIAVENLTGDAKKTVGEGGGDTLEGPIDMLLMGVDARARWAADDLRSDSIIILHIPASHDQAYLISIPRDTEVQVPAFAPSNYGGGTVKATEAFFHGAQNGGGWTGGAQLLAKTLHNMTGISFDGAAIINFGGFKNVIDELGGVSMCVDQQVTSKHMVWVDGEAMFLADARKTGKPTEPVVHKVGCRSMEGWEALDFARQRYGLKNGDYDRQRHQQQLIKAMAKKAANGGVLSNPIKAAGLVKSAGKALVVDTGNVALADFVLGLKDVAANDMVLLRTNNGTFSGNGNGREKFDDVTLAMFEAVKQDRVAEFVLDNPTVVAKEK; encoded by the coding sequence ATGACCGTCACGGCCAATCGGCAGGCGCCGGCCCGGGACCGCTCGCCGATCCCGCCCGGTGCGCCGAAGGTCAGAAAGAAACGGGGCGCACCGCTCTGGGCGAAGATCACTACGTCGCTCGGGGCGGTGTTGCTGGTGGTGAGCGGGGGCGGCCTGGCCGGCGGCTCGGTGCTCGTGCAGCAGACGACGTCGAACATCGCGGTGGAGAACCTCACCGGTGACGCGAAGAAGACTGTCGGCGAGGGCGGTGGCGACACTCTCGAGGGCCCGATCGACATGCTGCTGATGGGCGTGGACGCCCGGGCGCGCTGGGCCGCGGACGACCTGCGGTCCGACTCGATCATCATCCTGCACATCCCGGCCAGCCACGACCAGGCGTACCTGATCTCCATCCCGCGGGACACCGAGGTCCAGGTGCCGGCGTTCGCCCCGAGCAACTACGGCGGCGGCACGGTCAAGGCGACCGAGGCGTTCTTCCACGGCGCGCAGAACGGTGGTGGCTGGACCGGGGGCGCGCAGCTGCTCGCCAAGACGCTGCACAACATGACCGGCATCAGCTTCGACGGCGCCGCGATCATCAACTTCGGCGGCTTCAAGAACGTCATCGACGAGCTCGGCGGCGTCTCGATGTGCGTCGACCAGCAGGTCACCTCGAAGCACATGGTGTGGGTCGACGGCGAAGCGATGTTCCTGGCCGACGCGCGCAAGACCGGCAAGCCGACCGAGCCGGTGGTGCACAAGGTGGGCTGCCGCTCGATGGAGGGCTGGGAGGCGCTCGACTTCGCCCGCCAGCGGTACGGGTTGAAGAACGGCGACTACGACCGTCAGCGGCACCAGCAGCAGCTGATCAAGGCGATGGCGAAGAAGGCCGCGAACGGCGGCGTCCTGAGCAATCCGATCAAGGCGGCAGGACTGGTCAAGTCCGCCGGCAAGGCGCTGGTGGTGGACACCGGCAACGTGGCGCTCGCGGACTTCGTGCTCGGCCTGAAGGACGTCGCCGCCAACGACATGGTGCTGCTGCGCACCAACAACGGGACCTTCTCCGGCAACGGTAACGGCCGGGAGAAGTTCGACGACGTGACGCTGGCGATGTTCGAGGCGGTCAAACAGGACAGGGTTGCGGAATTCGTCCTCGACAACCCGACCGTCGTCGCCAAGGAGAAGTAG
- a CDS encoding rhodanese-like domain-containing protein gives MFGPQVPTVTSDQVGPDAYLLDVREPDEWTAGHAPGAHHLPMMEVPARMAEVPTDGEVVVVCRAGGRSGQVVAYLMNNGWDNVRNLDGGMQSWAMAGRDVVSEDGQPARVL, from the coding sequence GTGTTCGGACCCCAGGTACCCACGGTGACTTCTGATCAAGTCGGCCCCGACGCCTACCTGCTCGACGTGCGCGAGCCCGACGAGTGGACGGCCGGCCACGCGCCCGGCGCGCACCACCTGCCGATGATGGAGGTGCCGGCCCGGATGGCCGAGGTGCCGACGGACGGCGAGGTGGTGGTGGTCTGCCGGGCCGGTGGACGGTCCGGGCAGGTCGTCGCCTACCTGATGAACAACGGCTGGGACAACGTGCGCAACCTGGACGGCGGCATGCAGTCCTGGGCGATGGCCGGCCGTGACGTGGTCAGCGAGGACGGGCAACCGGCCCGCGTGCTGTGA
- a CDS encoding glycerophosphodiester phosphodiesterase codes for MSNHYEPLVFAHRGGADASPEHTLGAYLRALDEGVDGLECDVRLTRDGHLVCVHDGRLERTSNGRGLVSSKTLAELDALNFGSWHPGYPADDVPDFSRLLTLERLLDAVLASGRQVRLLIETKHPSRYGAEVERRLVRMLHRYGLAEPKPDDPVQVTVMSFAALALRRIRAQAPAVPTVYLMEFVPPGVGRGRLPFGARTAGPGVDLIRARPGLLPAIRAAGHRTYVWTVNEPADLELVLKHRVDGVITDRPRFVLEQLGRL; via the coding sequence ATGTCAAACCACTATGAGCCGCTCGTCTTCGCCCATCGCGGCGGGGCGGACGCGTCACCCGAGCACACGCTCGGGGCGTATCTGCGCGCCCTGGACGAGGGTGTGGACGGGCTGGAGTGTGACGTCCGGCTGACCCGGGACGGGCACCTGGTCTGCGTGCACGACGGGCGACTGGAACGCACCAGCAACGGGCGCGGGCTGGTGAGCTCCAAGACGCTCGCCGAGTTGGACGCGCTGAACTTCGGCTCCTGGCATCCGGGTTACCCAGCCGACGACGTGCCCGATTTCTCCCGGTTGCTCACGTTGGAGCGGTTGCTGGACGCGGTGTTGGCGAGCGGCCGCCAGGTGCGACTGCTGATCGAGACCAAACACCCCTCGCGGTACGGCGCCGAGGTCGAGCGGCGACTGGTCCGGATGCTGCACCGGTATGGACTGGCGGAGCCGAAGCCGGACGACCCCGTACAAGTGACGGTCATGTCCTTCGCGGCGCTCGCGCTGCGCCGGATCCGCGCCCAGGCGCCTGCCGTGCCCACGGTCTACCTGATGGAGTTCGTGCCGCCCGGGGTGGGCCGCGGTCGCTTGCCGTTCGGGGCCCGGACCGCGGGACCCGGCGTCGATCTGATCCGCGCCCGGCCGGGACTGCTGCCCGCGATCCGCGCGGCCGGTCACCGGACGTACGTGTGGACCGTGAACGAGCCGGCGGATCTGGAACTGGTGCTGAAACACCGGGTCGACGGAGTGATCACCGACCGTCCCCGGTTCGTGCTGGAACAGCTCGGCCGACTGTGA
- a CDS encoding sensor histidine kinase: MPDRPDYATLTRGQIAVLDRVNSGDAGLSVLQQLVRLAEEALGALGAGFAEYAEGHGRIIAATGVCEAAIGRRVERPDDRLLDRRTLLVPLDSVNDEFARQIEGGELRHMLGARCEAGETVVGSLHVYFGDTSGEPGPEHHAVLELLAGQIGWLYGLRSGLPVHGEAAPEQARLEDRDLWVAVTSHELRTPVTVIKGYADTLTNHWDTLGESGRREAVRVIGTRAGELARLVDRLLSAASEDGSVGASASGPFDLAEALRAATGELPAALRQRIHFGELPADLPKAYGNRDSIATILTELATNAEKYSAPDTLVEVCAGVDEDTLRFRVSDRGVGIAPDHVERAFERYWQAGSGDQHPHPGAGLGLYLVRRLVERQHGWVSLRPREGGGTVAEVRLRRA, encoded by the coding sequence ATGCCGGACCGTCCCGACTACGCCACCCTGACCCGGGGTCAGATCGCGGTGCTCGACCGCGTCAACTCCGGCGACGCGGGCCTGTCCGTCCTGCAGCAGCTGGTCCGGCTGGCCGAGGAGGCGCTGGGCGCGCTGGGCGCCGGGTTCGCTGAGTACGCGGAGGGGCATGGCCGGATCATCGCGGCCACCGGTGTGTGCGAGGCGGCGATCGGCCGCCGGGTGGAGCGTCCGGACGATCGGCTGCTCGATCGGCGTACGCTGCTGGTCCCTCTCGATTCGGTGAACGACGAGTTCGCCCGGCAGATCGAGGGTGGCGAGCTGCGGCACATGCTGGGCGCCCGGTGCGAGGCCGGCGAGACCGTGGTCGGGTCGTTGCACGTCTACTTCGGCGACACCAGTGGGGAGCCCGGACCCGAGCACCACGCCGTGCTGGAGTTGCTGGCCGGGCAGATCGGCTGGCTCTACGGACTGCGTTCCGGCCTGCCGGTGCATGGCGAGGCCGCTCCCGAGCAGGCCCGCCTGGAGGACCGGGATCTGTGGGTCGCGGTGACCAGCCACGAGCTGCGTACGCCGGTCACGGTCATCAAGGGGTACGCGGACACGCTCACCAACCACTGGGACACCCTGGGCGAATCCGGGCGCCGCGAGGCGGTCCGGGTGATCGGCACCCGGGCCGGTGAGCTGGCCCGCCTGGTCGACCGGCTGCTCTCGGCCGCCAGCGAGGACGGCTCGGTGGGCGCCTCCGCGTCCGGTCCGTTCGACCTGGCCGAGGCGCTGCGCGCGGCGACCGGGGAGCTGCCCGCGGCGCTGCGGCAGCGGATCCACTTCGGCGAGTTGCCGGCGGACCTCCCGAAGGCGTACGGGAACCGCGACTCGATCGCCACCATCCTCACCGAGCTCGCCACCAACGCGGAGAAGTACTCGGCGCCGGACACCCTCGTCGAGGTCTGCGCCGGCGTCGACGAGGACACGCTCCGCTTCCGGGTCTCCGACCGGGGCGTCGGCATCGCACCGGACCACGTGGAACGCGCCTTCGAGCGGTACTGGCAGGCCGGCTCCGGCGACCAGCACCCGCACCCGGGCGCCGGCCTCGGCCTCTACCTGGTCCGACGTCTGGTGGAGCGGCAGCACGGCTGGGTCTCGCTGCGCCCGCGCGAGGGCGGCGGCACGGTCGCCGAGGTCCGGCTCCGGCGCGCCTGA
- a CDS encoding DUF5926 family protein, translating to MSKRRKPRESTPKTKVRDIFVARPFEGLADEPEWVALRELVPAASAPLTLKPEIVEEFGDRPVTLSTVLPMAWPAMTRRDGRVFIGLQRHVQSGDVSRDLAVAVLNALQTTPGETVSVPALPGEGPRLQDLLVDGPLEITLHEGFEYWLDADQMQDANVKASLERANASIYPTVRLAAAKAAYWCRVAPDKSHVRWVLADPEDQALNALARLSASGELVLGKDTKFAGMFRAHGLLVPVWDVPGEPDGADWEAPLADFAKRYADTLAVDEPLDAAGRRAKQGLIGRQLTLR from the coding sequence GTGAGCAAGCGACGCAAGCCCCGCGAAAGCACTCCGAAGACGAAGGTGCGCGACATCTTCGTCGCCCGCCCGTTCGAGGGTCTGGCGGACGAACCGGAATGGGTCGCCCTGCGTGAGCTGGTCCCGGCCGCCTCGGCGCCGCTGACCCTCAAGCCGGAGATCGTCGAGGAGTTCGGCGACCGCCCGGTCACGCTCTCCACGGTGCTGCCGATGGCCTGGCCGGCGATGACCCGCCGGGACGGTCGCGTCTTCATCGGCCTGCAGCGGCACGTCCAGTCCGGCGACGTCTCCCGGGACCTGGCCGTTGCGGTGCTGAACGCTCTGCAGACCACCCCCGGCGAGACGGTGTCGGTGCCCGCGCTGCCCGGCGAGGGTCCGCGTCTGCAGGATCTGCTGGTCGACGGCCCGCTCGAGATCACCCTGCACGAGGGCTTCGAGTACTGGCTCGACGCCGACCAGATGCAGGACGCGAACGTCAAGGCGTCGCTGGAGCGGGCGAACGCCTCGATCTATCCGACCGTGCGACTGGCGGCCGCCAAGGCGGCGTACTGGTGCCGGGTCGCGCCGGACAAGAGCCACGTGCGCTGGGTCCTCGCCGACCCCGAGGACCAGGCCCTGAACGCGCTGGCCCGGCTCTCCGCCTCCGGCGAGCTGGTGCTCGGCAAGGACACCAAGTTCGCCGGCATGTTCCGGGCGCACGGGCTGCTGGTCCCGGTCTGGGACGTGCCGGGCGAGCCGGACGGCGCCGACTGGGAGGCTCCGCTCGCCGACTTCGCCAAGCGCTACGCCGACACCCTGGCTGTGGACGAGCCGCTCGACGCCGCCGGCCGCCGCGCCAAGCAAGGCCTGATCGGCCGGCAGCTCACCCTGCGGTGA
- a CDS encoding glycoside hydrolase family 16 protein: protein MSPLHERFTGTDLDPSVWVPYYLPHWSSRQAARATYAVGDGELRLSIPVDQPLWAEGIHETPLRVSGIQSANFSGPVGSTIGGQPFRPGLTVREEQPEFWGFTPLYGHLEIRLRAVLSPRSMVSFWLPGIEDRPERSAEICVMEVFGTAPNEFGMGLHAFRDPAVTEEWGTVTLPVDVAEFHTYAVDWQHGSLEFSIDGSVVKRVAQAPDYPVQLAIAVFDFPDRAALVPGPIPVPELVVTDVIGRPAAPAR, encoded by the coding sequence GTGAGCCCGTTGCACGAGCGGTTCACCGGGACGGACCTCGACCCCTCGGTGTGGGTGCCGTACTACCTGCCGCACTGGAGTTCGCGGCAGGCGGCCCGCGCGACCTACGCCGTGGGCGACGGTGAGCTGCGCCTGAGCATCCCGGTGGACCAGCCGCTCTGGGCCGAGGGGATCCACGAGACGCCGCTGCGGGTGTCCGGCATCCAGTCGGCGAACTTCTCCGGCCCGGTCGGGAGCACGATCGGCGGGCAGCCGTTCCGCCCCGGCCTCACGGTCCGCGAGGAGCAGCCCGAGTTCTGGGGGTTCACGCCGCTCTACGGGCACCTCGAGATCCGGCTGCGGGCGGTCCTCTCGCCGCGGTCGATGGTCTCGTTCTGGCTGCCCGGGATCGAGGACCGGCCGGAACGCTCGGCGGAGATCTGCGTGATGGAGGTCTTCGGAACGGCGCCGAACGAGTTCGGGATGGGCCTGCACGCGTTCCGGGATCCGGCGGTCACCGAGGAGTGGGGCACGGTGACGCTGCCGGTCGACGTCGCGGAGTTCCACACGTACGCCGTCGACTGGCAGCACGGCTCGCTGGAGTTCTCGATCGACGGCTCGGTCGTGAAACGGGTCGCCCAGGCCCCGGACTATCCGGTGCAGCTGGCGATCGCGGTCTTCGACTTCCCGGATCGGGCCGCTCTGGTTCCCGGCCCGATCCCCGTACCCGAACTGGTCGTCACCGACGTCATCGGCCGTCCAGCGGCTCCCGCTCGATAG
- a CDS encoding arginine deiminase yields the protein MYVDSEVSRLRTVLLHRPGPELARLTPRNNDSLLFDAIPWVGRAQEEHDAFAEALRAHGVEVLYLGELLAETLAVPDARTDLTAGVLAARRLGDALRASVAGYLADQEPARLAEVLVAGLAHEEIKPSTGGLVYEMMHRNDFVIDPLPNLLFTRDSSVWVRDRVAVTSLAMRARRRETTLTQAIYRYHPRFAGVDLLFDPSLEHVEGGDVLVLAPNVLAIGVGERTTPAGAERLARRVIAAGLAHTVLAVPIAQERATMHLDTVCTMVDVDAVVMYPNIANTLSAWTITAGAGDALRVQQPRPFLEAAAEAMGIDHLRVIDTGLDPVTAEREQWDDGNNTLAIAPRLCVAYERNVETNAQLERAGIEVVRISGSELGSGRGGPRCMSCPIEREPLDGR from the coding sequence GTGTACGTCGACAGTGAAGTCAGCCGCCTCCGTACCGTCCTGCTGCATCGACCGGGACCCGAACTCGCCCGCCTGACCCCACGCAACAACGACTCGCTGCTCTTCGACGCCATCCCCTGGGTCGGTCGGGCGCAGGAGGAGCACGACGCCTTCGCCGAGGCGTTGCGCGCACACGGGGTCGAGGTGCTCTACCTCGGTGAGCTGCTCGCCGAGACACTGGCCGTGCCGGATGCGCGTACCGATCTGACGGCCGGCGTGCTGGCCGCGCGCCGCCTCGGTGACGCGCTGCGGGCCAGCGTCGCCGGCTATCTGGCCGATCAGGAGCCGGCCCGGCTCGCCGAGGTGCTGGTCGCCGGGCTCGCCCACGAGGAGATCAAGCCGAGCACCGGTGGCCTGGTCTACGAGATGATGCACCGCAACGACTTCGTCATCGACCCGCTGCCCAACCTGCTGTTCACCCGGGACTCCTCGGTCTGGGTGCGGGACCGGGTCGCGGTGACCAGCCTGGCGATGCGGGCCCGCCGCCGGGAGACCACCCTGACCCAGGCCATCTACCGCTACCACCCACGTTTCGCCGGCGTCGACCTGCTCTTCGACCCGTCGCTGGAACACGTCGAGGGCGGCGACGTGCTCGTGCTGGCGCCGAACGTGCTGGCCATCGGGGTCGGTGAGCGGACGACCCCGGCCGGCGCCGAACGCCTCGCCCGCCGGGTCATCGCGGCCGGCCTGGCGCACACCGTGCTGGCCGTCCCGATCGCGCAGGAACGCGCCACGATGCACCTGGACACGGTCTGCACCATGGTGGACGTCGACGCCGTGGTGATGTACCCCAACATCGCGAACACCCTGAGCGCGTGGACCATCACCGCCGGGGCCGGCGATGCGCTGCGGGTGCAGCAGCCACGCCCGTTCCTGGAGGCGGCCGCCGAGGCGATGGGCATCGACCATCTGCGGGTCATCGACACGGGCCTGGACCCGGTGACCGCCGAGCGGGAGCAATGGGACGACGGCAACAACACCCTCGCCATCGCGCCGCGGCTCTGCGTCGCCTACGAGCGCAACGTGGAGACCAACGCGCAGCTCGAACGGGCCGGCATCGAGGTGGTCCGGATCAGCGGTTCGGAGCTCGGCAGCGGCCGCGGCGGGCCGCGCTGCATGAGCTGCCCTATCGAGCGGGAGCCGCTGGACGGCCGATGA